GGTGCCGAAGTCTTAGCTTCCTATCAGGATGATTTTTATGCCGGTCGCCCTGCTCTGACGGTAAATCAGCTCGGTCAGGGGAAAGCCTATTATGTGGCATCTCGCAATAAGCAGCCCTTTCATGATGAATTTTACTCTAAACTCATCAAAGATATCGGTGTTAAAAAATCACTCGAAAGCAAGCTGCCCGTGGGAATATCGGCTCAAACCCGTACAGATGGGAATCATGATTATATTTTTCTGATGAACTTTGGCGAGGACAAGCAGGCAGTCAAATTGCCGAAGGGAGAGTTTATCAGCATGATTGATGGAGCATCGCTATCTGGAAAAGTCGAGTTATCACCTTTTGGCTTTTCTATATTAAAAAGGGAGTTAAACGATGTTAGAATCTAAAAATGGCGAGTTCTATTTAGATAACGAGTCTTTTCAAATTTTGTCTGGGGCCATCCATTACTTTCGCAACGTGCCTGAATATTGGGAAGACAGACTCCAGAAATTGAAAGCTTTAGGGTTAAACACGGTGGAAACCTATATTCCTTGGAATTTTCACGAACCGAAGAAGGGCGATTTTCATTTTTCAGGAATGGCCGATATTGAACAATTTATTAGATTGGCGCATCAGTTGGAACTATATGTGATTATCAGGCCGTCTCCTTATATTTGTGCGGAATGGGAGATGGGCGGTCTTCCTGCCTGGTTATTAAAAGAAGACATCGTCCTGCGCAGCAGTGATCCAGCTTACTTACACCATATTGAAGAATACTACGATGTTTTACTTCCTAAATTCCGTCCGTATCTATATCAAAACGGCGGACCCATAATAGCGATGCAAATTGAAAATGAATACGGAGCCTATGGGAACGACCAGAAATACTTGAAGTTTTTCAAAAAGCAATATGAAAAGCATGGGCTTTATACATTTCTTTTTACTTCAGATGGCCCTGAATTCATTAATCAGGGTTCCCTGCCGGACGTTACGACGACTTTAAACTTCGGTTCTAAGGTTGAGAGTGCTTTTCAGCAGTTAGAGAAATTTAAGCCGGGTTCGCCCAAAATGGTCGCTGAATTCTGGATTGGCTGGTTCGACTATTGGACGGGCAAACACCATACAAGAGACGCCGAAGAGGCAGTTTACGTATTTAAAGAACTGATGGAGAAAAAAAGCTCTGTGAATTTTTATATGTTTCACGGAGGAACCAACTTTGGCTTCATGAATGGCGCCAACCATTACGATATCTATTATCCCACGATTACCAGCTATGACTATGATAGTTTGCTAACAGAAAGTGGAGAAATCACTGAGAAATACCGTGCCGTTAAACGAACATTAAGCGATTATGTCGAAGTCCCGCAAGACTATGAAAGCAAGATTTCCACGAAAAGTTACGGCACAGTAAGCATGGACGAATCGGTCAGTTTATTTGATGTATTAAACAAAATAAGCCGTAGGGTGAAGCATATCAGGCCGCTGCCCATAGAAAAGATCGATCAATCGTATGGCTATACGCTGTACCGGACAGAGGTAAACAGAAAAGGCGGTTTAAGCATGAAAATCGATGACATCCACGACAGGGCCTATATTTATATTAACGGAAAACATGTTTCTACTATTTATAAGAATGATGAATTGAGAAAGGTTACGCTAAATTTCCCAAATGAAAGCAACACGTTAGAAATATTGGTGGAAAATATGGGAAGAGCCAATTATGGAGAACACCTGGCAGACAGAAAAGGAATTACAAGTAACATCTGGCTGGGCGAGCAGTACTTTTTTAATTGGGAAATGTACGCGATTGAATTGGATTGGCTGCCTGATAACTTCTTGGCGGGCAAAGATGTTAGATATCCGAAGTTCTTCCGTGGAACATTCGATGCCGAAGGGTTACATGATACGTTTATTGACAGTACAGGCTTTACCAAAGGGAATATTTTCATTAATGGCTTTAACTTAGGCAGGTACTGGAATACAGCTGGTCCGCAGCAAAGAATCTATCTGCCAGGCCCTTTGTTGAAAGATAAGGATAATGAATTAGTGATTCTGGAGTTAGAGCATACCCATACACTTGAAGTTCAATTACTCGATCAGAATAAGCTGGAAACAGGTGTCAGTTAGATTTGGGACCTTATAAGTTACCGAGTTCAATAGCAAATTAAGATACGCTATAAAAAATTCGAAAGGTTTCCTTTGGGGAACCTTTTTTGTATGGAGAATAGAGTTAAGTTGTGAAATATCGCTTTTTATTTTATAAAAAGTAGAGTAATTGAAAGGATTATGGTCAGATTTGCGAGAAGAATAATAATGAGCAGTTAATAAATTTTCATTATTTTTTATTGACTCTGGGGTGCAGCCCACGGTTTATTATGGAGGCAGGAGGATCAAGGTGTGTATAAAATTAGCAAGTTTTCTGAGATAACGGGGTTAAGCAAAGAAACTTTAAGATATTATGCTGAAGTTAAACTACTGGAACCTGCCTGCATCCACCCTGACAACGGTTATCGTTATTACGATGATGGAAGTTACTTTTTGGCCATTCTATTAGTGAAGCTAAGGAGTTTAGGTTTTACGATTCAGGAAATGATTGCTGTTATGGAAGATGAATCATTTGAAAATCTGGAAAAGTTACTAAAGCAAAAAAGAACCAAAATAAACAAACAGATAGAGGATCTAATATTAAAGATGGAAGAAATCGATGACTTTCTTTTATCTGGCAAAGGAGAAATTGAATGATTACTTGGAGAGAAGAAACGATGATTGATGCGAACATTGAGGAAGTCTGGGAGTTATTCCGTGATAAAAATATAAAGAAGATTATGCCCAAAGTAGAGGAACAAGAGTTAATTGAGAAAAGTGAAGAGGAAGCTGGCGCTAAGCATAAACAGACATATCGAGAAGGAAAAAGGTTAGAAACCTACATTGTCCATACATTGGCTTATAATAACTTAGAAGACAAGAAACACAAGAAAATAAACTTCATCATCGGTAAGGCTTTTGAGATCACCCTGTCCTTCACATTAATCAAAATGGATGATCATGAAACCAAATTTATTTATGAAGGAGAAAACAAGGGTATTAATTTTGTCGGTCGAGCGATGATGAAACTGGCAAACAAGAAGGGGAATAATAAAGTTGTCTTTGAGTTTTTAGAAAGAGTCAGGCAAGAAGCGGAGAATGCTGGTTAAGGGTGACTATAAACAGATAGCAGCTTAAACAAAATAAGGTTTTAAGTAATTTAAAAGAGGTGCTTCATTGGAAGAGTTTACAATTTGTTCAGAAACAGAAAGGTTAGTAATAAGGCCATTAAAGAAATCGGATTATAAGAATTGGCTGACTGAATTTGAAAGCCGTTTTCCTTCCCAACACAGGTATGATAAAGGAAAAGTGAATATGAAGGAATGTACGGAAGAATGGTTTGCAAATCTAGTAGAAAAACATCAAGAATTAGCGGTGTCAGACACGGCTCATATCTTTGGTGTTTTTAGAAAAAAAGATAATACTCATCTTGGAATGATCGACTTTTCCACATTATATAGAGGCGAATTTCAATGGGGCAGGATCGGTTACACCATACATAACCAGTATTGGAAGAAAGGCTACGGAAAAGAAGCAGTGAAAGAAGCAATAAATATTGCATTAAACGATTTAAAATTCCACCGTATTGAAGCCCATATCAATTTAGATAATTCTCCCTCCATTAAGTTAGCAGAAAGTGTTGGAATGGAGTTTGAATGTATAAGAAAAGGATTTATCCATGAGTTTGGCGAATGGACAGATAATCTGATTTATTACCTAAACGCTAAATAAATTTTTCCTGTAAAAGTACATGGCAGTTATTCTTAAGTAGATCATGCTTTTCAAAACAAGGAGCTGAATGGATGGATAACAACTTTAAAGAACAATTAAAAAAATTAGAGGAAAGTCATTTAAATCTCGAAGTTCGGAGGTCTTCTGAGGAACTGGATAAAATACTTGCAGATGAATTTTTTGAATTCGGGAGTTCAGGAAAAATTATTAATAAAAATGATTGTATAAACGCTGGTGTAACGCTTGATGAATTAAAGTTGTATGATTTTGAAATTCACCCTCTCGCCAGGGATGTAGTTTTAACAACTTATTACATACATAATAAAACAAAAAAGCGAAACTCTCTCCGCAGCTCTATTTGGAAGTTCCAAAAAGGAAGGTGGAAGCTGTTTTTTCATCAGGGAACGGTGACTAATAGGCAGGTTTCTGAGACTGAAGAGTTTAACTAGGGGAAGATTTTCGAGTGTAACTTCCCATTGTGTTTTTCTCTATATTTCCACAAACTTGCCTGCTGGCTTAGAGTAAAAAAAACAGGAAATTCCTTGAACTAGGAATTTCCTATTGATGATGCTTTCACTTATCCGTGAATTTTTATAATCTACTTTTTAAATCCGTTTCTCAACAAATCGTTTCATACGTTCCATTGCTTCATCAAGCTGTTTCAGCGAAGTTGCATACGAACAGCGGATGTAGCCTTCTCCGCTTGCCCCAAACACCTCACCTGGGACAACAGCTACATGTTCTTCCTTTAGCAGCTCTTCTGCGAATTCGGCTGAACTTAATCCAGTTGCCTTAATGGATGGGAAGGCGTAAAATGCTCCGCCCGGATTTGGACACGTAAGTCCAATTTCGTTCAGGCTGCTTACGATAAAGTTCCTTCTTTGTTTATAGCTCTCAAACATATCCTGTACACTCTGTCTTCCGTTCTTCATTGCTTCTAGTGCTGCATGCTGTGCTATCGTAGGAGCGCACATCATGGTGTACTGGTGGATTTTTACCATTGCGGCGATGATCTCGGGCGGCCCGGCTGCATAGCCTAACCGCCACCCAGTCATGGCAAACGCTTTTGAGAACCCGCTGATCAAAATCGTACGATCTTTCATTCGTCCAATCGCAGGGAAACTCGTATACGTTTCATCGTACGTAAGCTCTGCATAGATTTCATCTGATAGAACGAGCAGGTTATGCTTTTCAATAACTTCGGCGATCTGTTCTAATTCTTCGTGTGCTAGAAAAGTGCCTGTCGGGTTATTGGGGTTGCATAAGATGATCGCTTTTGTTTTTGGTGTAACCGCCTCTTCGATTTGCTCAGGTGTCAGCTTAAATTCATTTTCCGGCTTAGACTGAATCGTTACAGGTTTTCCTCCGGCCAGGCTGACGGTCGGTACATAAGCGACAAAGCTTGGCTCAACTACGATTACTTCATCACCAGGTTCCACAACTGCCCTTAGCGCAAGGTCAATCGCCTGACTTGCGCCAACAGTTACAATTAACTGTTCCGCCGGGTCATACGTCAGATGATAGTTTTTGAGGTATTTACTTATCTCTTCTCGCAGCTCAAGCATGCCGGCATTTTCCGTATAAGAAGTGTATCCTTGTTCTAAAGCGTGAAAGCTCTGTTCGATAAAATTCCAGGGCGTCACAAAATCCGGCTCGCCGACCCCAAGGGAAATTACATCGTCCATTTGGGCAGCGAGATCAAAAAAGCGGCGGATGCCCGATGGCTTTAAGTCTGCTACTTGCTTGGATATATACGAGGTTTGGTTTTGGTTCATGGTGATACCACAATTCTCTTATCATCGTCCTCATCATCATGCAGAATGATGCCATCGTGTTTATACTTCTTCAAAACAAAATGTGTCGTTGTAGAGATGACGGAATCAAGCGTTGAAAGTTTTTCAGAAATGAAATTCCCAATGTCCATCATCGTTTTACCTTTTACAGAAACGGATAAATCATAGGAGCCGGACATCAGATAAACGGAATTCACCTCTGGAAAACGATAGATACGCTCGGCTACTTTATCAAAACCGACACCGCGCGCAGGGGTTACTTTTACATCAACCATTGCCGTAACGTCTTCCTTGTCTAGAACCTGCGCCCAGTCAATCAGCGTGGAATAGCCGAGGATCGCTTTCTTTTTTTCAAGCTCATCAATTAATTCACGGATTTCTTCTATACTTTTACCCATTAATTTCGCAATTTTCTCTACTTCAAGATTCGCATTTTTTTCTATTAATTTTAGCAGTTCTACTTCATTTTCTTTCATAGTTAAACACCCACTTCTTTATTATGCCTATTATTCTATCAGTATTGCGATCGAACTAAAACCCTGATGATGAGTTAAATCTTTCGAAGAAGCACAAAAGAGTGTGGGGGAGAACGGATTAATTCTCAACTTTCGCTTTGGCCATGGCCGTCTTCATCAGCTCGATATGGCTTAAAATCATCTCTTTTATATCGATATCCTCTGCTCTTTCATAATCTTTCTCTAAACGCTTCAGTTCCTTATGGAAGAGCTTCATTTCAAATCTATTAATCATGTGAAAAAACCCTTTCAAATAAGATAGAAACCTGAATGGATAGTCATAATGTGCACTTTATCTACAGTGTGCACGAGAGTCTTACTATCTATTCTATGAAAATAGAAAAAGCCGAAAAGAACAGGGATCTCCTGTCCTTTTCGGCTTATGTCCGGCACAAATTTATCCAGTTCACTACTGCCTAATTATTCGGTTTTAATACAAATGAAATCACGCTGTTATCACGGGCGAAATCCCAGTCTACAAAAACATCCTGAACCGTGGCATCAAGAATCCTTGAAAATTGAGTGCTGTTCAGCAGCATTTCACCCTCCAGCTGCCTCTTTGCAACACGGAGCTTTTCATCAAAGCCCAGGGCGACCAGCTGCTTTTCAATAGGGACTAGAATTCCTTCACGAATGACCACTAATGATCGGTTGCTCAGCCTGTAAGACTCCACATGGTCCGGAACTTTCTCCGCTTCTTCACTGATGCGGATAATTTCCTTGTGGACTTCCTCTTTGCCGCGATAAGCCTCTGATGGTGCGGGGGTCTCGTAGCTGACACCGACAATTACTCCCGTTTGATTGGCGAGATTCCAATCATAATATATCTGCTGAATATCTAAATCTGTAATAGCTTTTATTTGTCCGCGTATTTCGGGTTCGAGAGATTTCATTACATACTCCCGAGTTGTTTTAACTGTAATATCCTGTTCTTGTTCTAAGAGAACCTGCTCTGTTGCAGATACGAAACCACTTAAATAAATAACATACGGCGGGCAGATGGTAACGTGGATCGCTTGTGGACCTTTGCTGAATTTATCCCGCAGCAGTTTACCAAAATTATTAGCAAGCTTCGTTTGCTGTTCTCTAATTTCCATATTGCGAAACATCCTTTTTATAAGAAGAAGCATCCTATCTTCTTCTCAAATATTATTTTAATATTTATAAAATTCTATATTTATAAAATTCTATGTAAATACTTCAGTCTACTAAAATTTCTTTGATTATATTTTTCCCCAAATCGTAAGTAGAAAAACGTTTCTAGTTACTGTTTCGCTATAAAGTCCAATAAGCGCCGAAGGAAAGTATTGGTCTATTACAAAGAACTGATAAGGGAGGAAATCGTGACCCGCGAACCGTTTTTGATGAATCCCGTGAAAGAGATTAAGCAGACTTATGAGAGAACGTTTGGCACGCCCGCGGTTTAACTGCTGCAGCTGAGGGCCTTATAGGAGGTCTTCCGTTTTTATTTTTGCTGTATAATTCTTTTATCCTATTTTAAGAAAAAACACATCCAAAAGCTGTTCCTGTACGTATGCTCTATAAATACGTGAAAGATTTCCTTTTTATAGATATACTAAGGAATACCAATGGCATAAAAAGGGGAATCCTGAATGAGCAGATTGACGGACCTTGAACTATACGAACAAATATGCAACAAAGATAGAGAAGCACTGGAATTACTATATAATCGATATGAAAAATTATTATATTCTTTCGCTCATCGTCTATTAAAGGATCAGCAGGCCGCAGAAGAAGTGATGCAGGATGTATTTATAAAACTGTGGAAAGGAAAGGGAGCGGGCCAGTACGTGAGTGAGCGCGGCAAATTTTCGAGCTGGCTTTTGACAATTACGAGGAACGCTTCCATAGACTTGATGCGAAAAAAGAAAGTACAGGAAGTGGAATGGGACAGCCGGGATTCATTAAATGAAAATATGCCTGTTGTCGAAGAGGTAATCCAGGATGAAGAAGAGCGCGACCGCTTGAGAAAGGCGATAGATACACTTCCCGATCAACAGCAGCGGATAATTTGTCTGTTTTATTTTCAAGGTTTATCCCAGAGGGAGATTGCCGAAAAATGTGATATACCGCTTGGAACGGTCAAAGGGCGTGTTCGGCTCGCCTTAAAGAAGCTTCGTGAGCACCTGGAAGAGAAAGGGGGGACCACCGATGAATGAGAAACAATGCGGGAAAGTGATTGATTATTTAAACGATCAGCTGATGGAAAAAGAGAGAAAAGAATTTGAAGAGCATTTGCGGGAGTGTCCCGACTGTCAGGAGGAACTTCAGGAACTGGAAGAGATTATGGGAGAATTCCCTTCTTATATGAAAGAAACAGTCCCCCCTTCCGGCATGAAGGAGCGAGTGCTTGATCGTGTATTTGAGGAAGAGGAAGAAAAGCCGGAGCAAGAGGAAGCTCGAGTCATAGCTCCTAAGCCTGCGCGCTGGAAGGTCTGGGCTGGAGCACTTGCAGCAGGGCTGCTGCTTTCCATCGGAGGAAATATATTCGCAGGACTGCAGCTGCAGCAGCTGTCTTCTCAAAACGATGAACTTGAAACGACGCTGTCAGATCTCCAGGCGGCCCTTACTGAACTTGAGGATCGCGGTGGGACGGTGTCACCGCTGATGCAGGCCCAGCTTGCATCCACAGGAGAAGAAGGTCAGGGAATGGCTACTATGGTCGATCGAGAGGCAGGAGCTGAACTGCTTATTCAGGTAAATAACTTAAATCAGTTAGAAGGAGATCAAGTGTATCAAGTATGGCTGATCGAAGGAGAAAAACCTGAGCCGGCCGGAACTTTTACAACCAACCAGGAAGGTAACGGTGCAGTCACCTACCGTGTAGATGACGAGAATCTGAAATCATGGGATGCGATTGCGATTACAAAAGAACCTCATGCGAATAACCAGCTCCCTCAAGGAGAGATTGTCCTGCAGGCAGAATTGTAAGGAAATGAAGAGGCTGATAAAAAAATCAGCCTCTTTTTTTGTTGATAGAAAAGAGATTAAGCAATTTTTTGAAAATTTTTTTGTTTTTTTGTGATCCAAAACAAAACTCCTCACGTTAGCTTAGTGAAATTAATTTTAAGAGGAGTGGTTGGAAAATGAAAAAACAAATGAACTGGAAGAAATCTTTGGTTGTAGTACCGATGTCCGCAGCTTTGATTTTACCGACAGCGACCCCGGCATTCGCAAATGATCATGGAAATCATAAGCAGGAAGTAAGTGTCTCTACACCAGCAGCCGATTTAAGGGCAGCACTTGATCAGTCCCTTTCCGAGCACGCCTACCTGGCCGTAGTTACAATGCAAAAAGGGATTGAAGGGGCGGAGGATTTTGAAGAAGCAGCCGCAGCGCTTGAAGGAAATACACAAGATTTAACGGCAGCGATCACGTCCGTTTATGGAGAAGAAGCGGGTGCTCAATTTGAGTCGATGTGGTCTGAACATATTGGATTTTTTGTTGATTACGTAACTGCAACGGCCGAAGACGATGAAGCCGGACGTGAAGAAGCCTTAAGCAATCTTGAAAATTATCGGGATGATTTCTCTGCATTCTTAGAAACAGCTACAGTGAGCGCCTTGACGCTTCTGCCTTAGCTGAAGGACTGCAAATGCACGTCGATCAGCTTGTTGGCGCGTTTGATAACTATGAAGAAGGCAATTTTGACGAAGCCTACCAGAATCTGCGTACAAGTATTGACCATATGTACGGAGTAGGGGAAAACTTGTCTGTAGCAATCACAGATCAGTTCCCAGAGAATTTTGAAAATACGAACCCTGATACACCAGCGGCAGACTTGCGTGCTGACTTAAACCACTTGCTTTCTGAGCATGCAGCACTGGCTGTTCTTGCGATGCAAAAAGGGGGCGATGGTGCCGAAGACTTTGAAAATGCAGCAGGTGCGCTGAGCAATAATACTGAAGATCTGACAGCAGCCATCGCTTCTGTTTACGGTGAAGAAGCAGGATCTCAATTTGAAGAAATGTGGTCAGAGCATATCGGGTATTTCGTTGATTATGTGGAAGCAACAGGCGCTGGCGATGAAGCGGCAAAAGAAGAAGCCTTAAATAATCTTGATCAATATCGTACGACATTCTCAGAGTTCTTAGATACAGCGACTGAAGGCGGTCTGGAAGCTGAACAGACAGCAGAAGGTCTGCAAATGCACGTAGACCAGCTGACTGGATCATTTAACAGCTATTTAGAAGGTGACTTTGAAACTGCTTATAACCAGCTTCGTGAAGCTTATGCCCACATGTATGGCGTAGGTGAAGGACTATCTGGAGCGATCGTCGCTCAAAATCCGGATATGTTCGCTTCCAATATGCCATCTGAAATGCCGAAAACAGGTATGGGCGGGATGAGTGACCAAGGCGGAATGAACGCATGGGCGATTGCATTTGCAAGCATGGCAGCAGTTCTGCTGGCTGTATTTGGAATCCGCCGCAGCAAAGCATAAACTAAATCACTGGAACACCTATATAGTTCATTTCAACGAAGAGTGAAGACAGGCATCTATTTTTCATAGATGCCTGTCAGTTTGTAGAGAAACCTCATGATTTCGGGCGACCGGCTTTTCTTTCGAAGGAAAGTGCAAAGGCCTCCGGGAAACGAATCGTTTTCCTTGGGCGTACGGTGAGCTTCCTGAAGGAGAATGGGAGGTTTTTACAATATCAGCTGCATAAGTACATTCCCCAATCATAAAGTATAGGATGAATTTATAATTTTTGAAGGGAATGAGGCAGATGTTCAATTACCCTAATATGTATCCAAATCCTTATGGAAACAACCCAATGTTTAACGGAGGCCAAGGAAACCACCAAGATCATCAGCAAGTGCTAAACGCTGTGCTCACTAGTATCGAAGGGAAAGCGTCGGCTGTTGATTTTTACAGCCGATTAGCTGCTTTTGCGCCAAATCAAAAGCATAAGAGTGAACTTCTCCGTACGTTAGAAGAGGAAGAAGGACACTTAAAGCATTTTACGGACCTGTATGTCACACTTACCGGTAATCCGCCGATGTATGACCTGCAGCCAATCACATTTAATAGTTACAGTGAAGGATTACAGAAGGCATATGAAGCAGGCGTTCATAATTATGAAGAATATCGCGAAGGTTACGAACTTACGCAGCATTTACCTATTCGTGAAGTGTTCATGAGAGCTTGCAATGATGAGGTTGATCAAGTCGAGCGCTTAACTAAATTGTCATCAAATGAAGAACGCATTGATCTGGATGATTATGGGACACAGCCGTTTGTTGTGGATATTGAAGAAGCTTCTAAGCAAAATACTACGTTCAGAACAGCTATATGGACAGGAGATCATCTTCAGGTAACAGTAATGAGCATAGATGTTGGAGATGATATCGGTTTAGAAGTCCACCCAGACGTTGATCAATTTTTACGTATAGAAGAGGGAGAAGGATTGGTGCAGATGGGGGACAGTAAAGATCAATTAGATTTTGAAGCTCCTGTGTATGATGACTATGCTATCATGGTTCCTGCTGGGAAATGGCATAACTTGACAAATACTGGAGATGAACCGCTGAAGCTTTACACTATTTATGCACCGCCTGAGCATCCGTTTGGTACGGTTCATGAAACAAAAGCTGATGCAATGGAAGCTGAATAATTCATTCAAAAGGTTATCTTTAAAGATAACCTCTTTTATGTGCAATTTTTTATTGAGGAAAGAATCGAAACCATAGTGTATGGTCATTTGCCAAAATAAAAGCTATTATTATCACAGAGCAGAAAAAATCCAGGCATGAGCCTGGCAGAGTTTATAGAACAAGTTGTATAATTCCAGCGATTAATAGAGCGACAGACCCGACTACTAGAGCGATTCTGGCGGGGAGGTTAGCTTTATGAAAGATTCTAAAGAACATCAGCATTCACCTCACTAAAATGGTTTTGCTTTCATTATGATATACGTATTAAGGGGATAAAAAGATTCAAAAAAGGAGTAATTTTAATGAATACCACGGGCAATGCACAATGAAAAAGCGGCTTGTTTTCTTTACTTTTATACCAATAATTTTTGCTTCAATAAAGGCCATTTTTGATACGAATGTTTTTAAAGTGAACAGCGTCCACTTTCTCAGTAATAAACTGCCGAAAGGGTCTAAAATCACCATTTTGCAGATAAGTGACCTGCACAATAAAGAGTTTGGAGAGAACAACCAAAAGCTGTTATACACGGCAGAGAAATTAAATCCGGACATCATCGTAATGACTGGTGATCTTATCAGTAGAGGGACAAAGCAGTTTGAACGGGTATTTTCTTTCGTTGAGAAACTAACCTCAGTCCATGAATCTGTTTATTTTGTTTCTGGGAATCATGAGTGGGATAATCCCCGTATCCAAGAATTTTTCGATGGCCTCAAGGTGCGAAAAGTTACCATTTTAGATAATCAGCATACGATAGTAACTAAAAATGAGGTCAAGCTTCATTTAATAGGGGTTGGTGACTGCTCTACAGATCATGAAAATACGGATAAAGCTTTTGACGGGATAGACCAGGAACGTTATACGATCCTGCTGTCCCATTCACCGAGCATTACGAAAAAGTACAGCGGTTTACCGGCTGATTTGGTCTTAAGCGGACATACACACGGCGGACAAGTAAGGATTCCTTTAATTGGGGCGGTGGTGGCTCCCGAACAGAAACTTTTTCCAAATCTCGATAAAGGAACATTCAAAACCGGTCAAGATCAGATGCTTTACATTGACAGCGGCTTAGGTACGAGTAAAGCTCCGATCCGTTTCTTAAATCAAAGCCAAATCAGTTTTATCCAGATCACCAGCGATTCCTAGATCTTCCTAACCTACGACCAGTAAAATCGAAATCCCGTTGACTAATCCATGGACTATTACTCCCGGCCAGATAGAGTTCGTACGTTCGTAGGCCCATGCGAACACAACCCCGTCCATGAAGTTAATAGGCATTGTATTTGTCGTCGGATAATGAGCAGCTGTAAATATTAAAGAGCTTATTAAAATGCCCCACGTCATGCCGACGCGTGTGCGAAGCCAGCGGTAGAGAAAGCCGCGGTAAAAAATCTCTTCGTAAATCGGGGAAATAACCGCTGCACTGATTAGCCCAATTAACAATGTCATTAGGCTTAAGTTCTGCTGAAGGCTTTCGGTTTTGCTGTTTTCCGAGGTGTGCCCAAAATAGCTGATGAATGTTAAAACCGCAAAGCCGCCAATCATTAGCAGCAATGTCCAAAGAAGGATGCGTCTCCAGTCCTTAGCTGGAAAAGCACGGACTCCGACTTCATTCCACTTTAGCTGCTTCGGCCTTAAGGCTATAAAATACACACCGGTAATCAGGACCATCGCGATAACAATGCCAGTTAAAGTTCCAGAGTACAAGGAGTTGTCGAACCACTGCTCTAATAGTTCCTGTAT
This window of the Halobacillus sp. Marseille-Q1614 genome carries:
- a CDS encoding RNA polymerase sigma factor; the encoded protein is MSRLTDLELYEQICNKDREALELLYNRYEKLLYSFAHRLLKDQQAAEEVMQDVFIKLWKGKGAGQYVSERGKFSSWLLTITRNASIDLMRKKKVQEVEWDSRDSLNENMPVVEEVIQDEEERDRLRKAIDTLPDQQQRIICLFYFQGLSQREIAEKCDIPLGTVKGRVRLALKKLREHLEEKGGTTDE
- a CDS encoding anti-sigma factor; the encoded protein is MNEKQCGKVIDYLNDQLMEKERKEFEEHLRECPDCQEELQELEEIMGEFPSYMKETVPPSGMKERVLDRVFEEEEEKPEQEEARVIAPKPARWKVWAGALAAGLLLSIGGNIFAGLQLQQLSSQNDELETTLSDLQAALTELEDRGGTVSPLMQAQLASTGEEGQGMATMVDREAGAELLIQVNNLNQLEGDQVYQVWLIEGEKPEPAGTFTTNQEGNGAVTYRVDDENLKSWDAIAITKEPHANNQLPQGEIVLQAEL
- a CDS encoding cupin domain-containing protein; its protein translation is MFNYPNMYPNPYGNNPMFNGGQGNHQDHQQVLNAVLTSIEGKASAVDFYSRLAAFAPNQKHKSELLRTLEEEEGHLKHFTDLYVTLTGNPPMYDLQPITFNSYSEGLQKAYEAGVHNYEEYREGYELTQHLPIREVFMRACNDEVDQVERLTKLSSNEERIDLDDYGTQPFVVDIEEASKQNTTFRTAIWTGDHLQVTVMSIDVGDDIGLEVHPDVDQFLRIEEGEGLVQMGDSKDQLDFEAPVYDDYAIMVPAGKWHNLTNTGDEPLKLYTIYAPPEHPFGTVHETKADAMEAE
- a CDS encoding metallophosphoesterase — its product is MKKRLVFFTFIPIIFASIKAIFDTNVFKVNSVHFLSNKLPKGSKITILQISDLHNKEFGENNQKLLYTAEKLNPDIIVMTGDLISRGTKQFERVFSFVEKLTSVHESVYFVSGNHEWDNPRIQEFFDGLKVRKVTILDNQHTIVTKNEVKLHLIGVGDCSTDHENTDKAFDGIDQERYTILLSHSPSITKKYSGLPADLVLSGHTHGGQVRIPLIGAVVAPEQKLFPNLDKGTFKTGQDQMLYIDSGLGTSKAPIRFLNQSQISFIQITSDS
- a CDS encoding CPBP family intramembrane glutamic endopeptidase, encoding MENKPLWKQTDPWTWKTFISLLLLEFLFVMIVVKYGIQELLEQWFDNSLYSGTLTGIVIAMVLITGVYFIALRPKQLKWNEVGVRAFPAKDWRRILLWTLLLMIGGFAVLTFISYFGHTSENSKTESLQQNLSLMTLLIGLISAAVISPIYEEIFYRGFLYRWLRTRVGMTWGILISSLIFTAAHYPTTNTMPINFMDGVVFAWAYERTNSIWPGVIVHGLVNGISILLVVG